Proteins co-encoded in one Microbacterium hydrocarbonoxydans genomic window:
- a CDS encoding glutamate synthase subunit beta: MADPKGFLKVTERELPKRRPVPVRIMDWKEVYEPGDQAVLRRQASRCMDCGVPFCHSGCPLGNLIPEWNDLTWRGEGRAAIDRLHATNNFPEFTGRLCPAPCESACVLGINQPPVTIKQIEVSIIDEAFAKGWVEPQPPARLTGKTVAVVGSGPAGLAAAQQLTRAGHTVAVFERDDRIGGLLRYGIPDFKMEKGQLESRLRQMQEEGTRFRAGVEIGKDISWADLRARYDAVVVSTGSTVPRDLSIPGRDLDGVHFAMEYLVESNHAVAGDKVTEQITAEGKHVIVIGGGDTGADCIGTAHRQGALSVTNLAIGKQPGTERPGHQPWPMMPTVFEVQSAHEEGGERVFLASTVEFLSNDVGEVRALRVAETEYIDGRRVPKSGTEREIPADLVLIAMGFTGPEQDGFTDDVRPQMTDRGAFQRADNYESTVPGVFVAGDAGRGQSLIVWAIAEGRAAAANVDRFLMGTTVLPEPVRPHEVAIGLQPA; encoded by the coding sequence GTGGCTGATCCCAAAGGCTTTTTGAAGGTCACGGAGCGTGAGCTTCCCAAGCGCCGCCCCGTCCCCGTCCGCATCATGGACTGGAAAGAGGTGTACGAACCCGGCGATCAGGCCGTGCTCCGCCGGCAGGCGAGCCGCTGCATGGACTGCGGCGTGCCGTTCTGCCACTCGGGATGCCCGCTCGGCAACCTGATCCCGGAGTGGAACGATCTGACGTGGCGGGGCGAAGGCCGTGCCGCGATCGATCGTCTGCACGCGACCAACAACTTCCCGGAGTTCACCGGTCGTCTGTGCCCAGCGCCGTGCGAGAGCGCGTGCGTGCTCGGCATCAACCAGCCGCCGGTCACGATCAAGCAGATCGAGGTCTCGATCATCGACGAGGCGTTCGCCAAGGGATGGGTCGAGCCACAGCCGCCCGCACGCCTCACCGGCAAGACGGTCGCCGTCGTCGGCTCGGGTCCCGCGGGCCTCGCCGCCGCACAGCAGCTGACGCGCGCGGGGCACACCGTCGCGGTGTTCGAGCGCGACGATCGCATCGGTGGTCTGCTGCGCTACGGCATCCCTGATTTCAAGATGGAGAAGGGCCAGCTCGAGTCCAGGCTTCGTCAGATGCAGGAAGAGGGAACACGTTTCCGCGCCGGCGTCGAGATCGGCAAGGACATCTCCTGGGCAGACCTTCGCGCCCGCTACGACGCGGTGGTCGTCTCGACCGGTTCCACGGTCCCGCGAGACCTGTCGATCCCCGGACGCGACCTCGACGGTGTGCATTTCGCCATGGAGTACCTGGTCGAGTCGAATCACGCGGTCGCCGGCGACAAGGTCACCGAGCAGATCACAGCAGAGGGCAAGCACGTCATCGTCATCGGAGGAGGCGACACGGGAGCCGACTGCATCGGCACGGCGCATCGCCAGGGTGCGCTGAGCGTCACGAACCTCGCGATCGGAAAGCAGCCGGGTACCGAGCGCCCGGGGCACCAGCCCTGGCCCATGATGCCGACCGTGTTCGAGGTGCAGTCCGCACATGAGGAGGGTGGCGAGCGCGTGTTCCTGGCGTCGACCGTCGAGTTCCTCTCGAACGACGTCGGCGAGGTCCGCGCTCTCCGCGTGGCCGAGACCGAGTACATCGACGGCCGTCGTGTGCCGAAGAGCGGAACGGAGCGAGAGATCCCCGCGGATCTCGTTCTGATCGCGATGGGTTTCACCGGCCCCGAGCAGGACGGCTTCACCGACGACGTCCGACCGCAGATGACCGACCGCGGTGCCTTCCAGCGTGCGGACAACTACGAGTCCACCGTTCCGGGCGTGTTCGTGGCAGGCGATGCCGGTCGTGGACAGTCGCTGATCGTCTGGGCGATCGCCGAAGGTCGCGCCGCAGCCGCGAACGTCGACCGGTTCCTCATGGGAACCACCGTGCTGCCCGAGCCGGTGCGTCCTCATGAAGTCGCTATCGGCCTTCAGCCCGCGTAG